The genome window CAGTTTGTCATATACCGCCGCTTTCATACTGCCACCTTCCTTTCGCCCAAACGACGAATCGCAAGAATCAATACCAGCGACATCACCAATAAAACCAGCGCCATCATAAATAAGGAGTTGCCCCATGGCGTACCAAAGGGAGTGTTGCCCATCTCTACGACAATCTCACTCGGCAGCGTCGATGTCGGTTGAAAAAGGCCCGCAACGAGTTGCGGCGTATTGCCAATCACCATCTGCACGGCCATCGTTTCGCCGACTGCCCGCGCCATACCAAGGACAATCGCCGTCAAGATTCCCGGACGCGCCGCTGGCAGCAGGACGTGCCAAATCGTCTGCCAGCGCGTAGCGCCAAGCGCCAGGCTGGCTTCTTCCAAACTAGCCGGTACCGAACGTACCGCATCCTCTGAAATACTGATCACGGTCGGCAATATCATAACGCCGAGAATAATGCCGGCCGCCAGCAAGCCAAAGCCCGTACTGACGCCAAACGTTTCACGAATCCACGGCACCAAGATTGTAATACCGATAAAACCATAAACGACAGAAGGTACAGCCACATAAAGATCCGTCGCCGGGCGCAAGATGTCACGCGCCCATTTCGGCGAAACTTTCGCCATAAAGATCGCGCCCAACAAGCCGAGCGGCCCACCCAAAAGAACGGCTAGCAGCGTTACCGCAAGCGAACCGGCAATAAAGCTGAGTGCGCCAAATTGTCCGGCCATCGGATCCCAACGCGCGGAAAAGAAAAATTCCAACGGACTGACCGTACTGAAGGTCTGCAAACCCTGTTGTCCGATAAAAACGATAATTGACAAAACAATCACCGTCAGCAACATGGCACAAGCCAAAAATAAATATCTCACGTAACGATCCGCCATTAATTTTCGTGCATGCAAAGACTGTTTCGCAGCCATCGCCTTGTTCTCCTTTGCCAACATTGCGTTTTCACAATACGATTCCATCTTCATTCTCCTTTGCCCCTCTTCCTCTTGCTTTCATTATAGACTTTCGTCCCGCCGTTCACGTTAACGGCATGTTACGTTTTTGTTAAGAAAAAAGACCATGCCGCTAGCGGCATGGTCAAGGCCAAACACTCTTTTATTTTTTCATCTTCGTCATCGGAACGAAACCGTTCTTTTCCGCATAACTATTTTGGAATTCGGCGCTGGTGACATAATCGATGAACGCCTTCACTGCACCGGTCGCTTCGCCTTTGGTGTACATACGTCCGAAACTGTATACCGGATAGGTTCCATTGGCAACATTGTCGATTGAATACTTCACGCCGTTATAGGAAATCGCTTTGATCGACTGATCAACATACGCAGCGTCGACATAACCGATCGCACCAGGCGTACTGGCAATCGCAGCACGAACCGCGCCGTTGGAGTCTTGAATTACCGCATTATCAGTAAAGTTAGCGCCGTTCAAGACGACCTGTTCAATCGTACTACGCGAACCGGATGATTTGGCCCGGTGAATAATTGTGATTTTCTGATCTTTGCCGCCAATATCTTTCCAGTTCGTGATTTTACCGCTAAAAATATCAACCGCTTGCTGCTGCGTCAGATTATCGACATTCACATCCGGGTTTGCTATGAATACGAACGGAATTCCAACTAATTTGTACTCGACCAAGCCCTTGTCTTTCAAGGTGTCCTGCAACGCCACATCAGAATTGCCAATGTTTACTGCACCAGCTGCAACTTGATTTTGTCCGGTAAACGAACCACCACCAGAAATATTGACCGTCACCTTGCTGAACTTTTTCTGAAATTCTTCCTGACCAGGCTTCAATAAGGGCAGCAATGCTGTCGAACCGGCCGCCGTCACTGTACCGGATACTTCTTGACTAGCCGCTTTTTCTTCCTTGTTTGCACCACATCCGGCCGCAAATACAGCCGTCAACGTCATCAAGGCTCCCACTGCGACAATCTTCTTCCACGATTTAACCATTTGAACATCCTCCTTATGATTGCAACTCATTCATCTGTTCCTAGTATAACGCGCTGCTCGGCAGCATATGTTACGCCATTGTTAGGATTTGGTTAATTTCGTTCAACCGACTTGGTAGCAGCTGCGCCAGTCGAGCTTGCACTTTTTTTTGATGCGGCCCGCCCTTTCGGCCAAATCCACCAAATTGGCGGGCCACTGCTTTCCCCCATCCACCACTGCAATCGACAAAGACACCAACGGAAAGCGTTCCACCATGCCGTGTCGATTCGTCGCTGTGATATAACCGTTTGCGCGATCATCGACATTGAAAAACTGTTGCACTTGGATATCAAAGTCTACTATGATTCGCTGGCATACCCTTTCCGCTTCCGTTCGGTCCGTCACGGCAATAAAATCGTCACCGCCGATGTGCCCGACAAAACCACGCCCGCATGTGCCTTCCTTCACCTGCAGTTCAATGATCCTGCTGACCATACACAACAATTGATCGCCGCGTTCAAAACCGTACGTGTCGTTATACGCCTTAAAATTGTCTAGATCAAAATAGAGAGCCGCAAACGGCTGCGTGCCGATTAACATCTGCTTTAACTTTTGTTCAATCAGCAGATTACCGGGCAACCCAGTCAACGGGTTGGCATGCTTTGCACGCGCAATTTCCAGTTGCGTCGTTTTTTCCAGCAGTCTTTTCACCGTCGTGATGCCCCAATAGTATCCGTCTTTGGTGATGATAATGTAGTCATACAAACTTTCTTCCGCACGTGAAGTCGCAAAAGTGGATACCTTTTCTAGCGGCGTATCATATTCGACCACCAGGGAGTGGCGATCCATCATCAAACTTACCGGACGGTTTCCGTACACCGCCAAGCCATATTGCGTCGCCAGATAACCGAGAAACTTGTTTTTCATCAAAAGCCCCGTCGGCCGTCCGCCTTCGGCCACTACCGCCCCAAGCAGCATCGGCATCGCCTCGAATGCCGCCGCCAATTCCCGCCCCGTCATTTGCGGCTCTATCGCTTCATCACGCCTGGCTATTTCGCCGATCGGTATTGTCATCGCGGTATGAAAACTTTCCTGCTGCTTGCGACGATACATTTCGCAAATATTATTCCGCATTTTTTCTTCAATATCGGAAAAACCAATCTGCGGTCGTTTTAGCAAATAACCTTGCCCATACGATACGCCGATTGAAATCAGAGCCTTTAACTCTTCAAACGTCTCAATGCCTTCGGCAATGACCTTCATATTGGCTACTTGCGCAAAATCACAAATTGAACGGAGCAGCGCCTGACGCAGGGAGTCTTTGTCTACATCGCGAACCAGCCCCATATCAATTTTAATAAATTGCGGCCGGGTTTCCGCCAGCATCATCAGGCCAGAACAACCGGCGCCCGCATCATCAATTGCAATTTGGTATCCTTGGCTGCGGTAATTTTCCAACACACGACGAAAATGGCGGTAATCCTCGACTGCCGTCCGCTCCGTTATTTCAAAGACGATGCAACTGGCCGATATTTGCTGCTGCTTCAAAAGCTCTGACGTCAATCCTTTTTCAAAACGGGAATCTTTAATGCTGTTCGGATCAACATTGATAAACATCAGACAGGACGCAGGCAATTCCTTCGCCTGTTCCAGCGCTTTACCCCGGCAGAGAAGCTCAAGTTCCCACAACTTACCGCATTGTTCTGCTTCGCCAAACAACAAGTCCGGACGTTCCAGCCTTGAGCCTGCCGGCCCGCGACTTAGCGCTTCGTATCCCATAACGACGCCGCTTTCCAGTGATAC of Azotosporobacter soli contains these proteins:
- the pstC gene encoding phosphate ABC transporter permease subunit PstC produces the protein MLAKENKAMAAKQSLHARKLMADRYVRYLFLACAMLLTVIVLSIIVFIGQQGLQTFSTVSPLEFFFSARWDPMAGQFGALSFIAGSLAVTLLAVLLGGPLGLLGAIFMAKVSPKWARDILRPATDLYVAVPSVVYGFIGITILVPWIRETFGVSTGFGLLAAGIILGVMILPTVISISEDAVRSVPASLEEASLALGATRWQTIWHVLLPAARPGILTAIVLGMARAVGETMAVQMVIGNTPQLVAGLFQPTSTLPSEIVVEMGNTPFGTPWGNSLFMMALVLLVMSLVLILAIRRLGERKVAV
- a CDS encoding phosphate ABC transporter substrate-binding protein; this translates as MVKSWKKIVAVGALMTLTAVFAAGCGANKEEKAASQEVSGTVTAAGSTALLPLLKPGQEEFQKKFSKVTVNISGGGSFTGQNQVAAGAVNIGNSDVALQDTLKDKGLVEYKLVGIPFVFIANPDVNVDNLTQQQAVDIFSGKITNWKDIGGKDQKITIIHRAKSSGSRSTIEQVVLNGANFTDNAVIQDSNGAVRAAIASTPGAIGYVDAAYVDQSIKAISYNGVKYSIDNVANGTYPVYSFGRMYTKGEATGAVKAFIDYVTSAEFQNSYAEKNGFVPMTKMKK
- a CDS encoding GGDEF domain-containing protein → MDTHTELEEIITKQQIRTVLQPIVSLESGVVMGYEALSRGPAGSRLERPDLLFGEAEQCGKLWELELLCRGKALEQAKELPASCLMFINVDPNSIKDSRFEKGLTSELLKQQQISASCIVFEITERTAVEDYRHFRRVLENYRSQGYQIAIDDAGAGCSGLMMLAETRPQFIKIDMGLVRDVDKDSLRQALLRSICDFAQVANMKVIAEGIETFEELKALISIGVSYGQGYLLKRPQIGFSDIEEKMRNNICEMYRRKQQESFHTAMTIPIGEIARRDEAIEPQMTGRELAAAFEAMPMLLGAVVAEGGRPTGLLMKNKFLGYLATQYGLAVYGNRPVSLMMDRHSLVVEYDTPLEKVSTFATSRAEESLYDYIIITKDGYYWGITTVKRLLEKTTQLEIARAKHANPLTGLPGNLLIEQKLKQMLIGTQPFAALYFDLDNFKAYNDTYGFERGDQLLCMVSRIIELQVKEGTCGRGFVGHIGGDDFIAVTDRTEAERVCQRIIVDFDIQVQQFFNVDDRANGYITATNRHGMVERFPLVSLSIAVVDGGKQWPANLVDLAERAGRIKKKCKLDWRSCYQVG